In Pygocentrus nattereri isolate fPygNat1 chromosome 26, fPygNat1.pri, whole genome shotgun sequence, one genomic interval encodes:
- the insl5a gene encoding insulin-like 5a, whose translation MKALRSTLPLLALMLLWAVCSVSQVQAEVKTVKLCGREFIRAVVYTCGGSRWRRLLTPQNMEGILNGEQNSVEDLSESESLDLSTRDINHLMTNMCCQVGCQKRDLTYLC comes from the exons ATGAAAGCACTGCGTTCTACGCTGCCTCTGTTGGCCTTGATGCTGCTGTGGGCTGTTTGTAGTGTGTCGCAGGTGCAGGCAGAGGTCAAAACGGTCAAGCTGTGTGGCCGTGAGTTCATCCGAGCTGTGGTCTATACCTGCGGAGGGTCCAGGTGGAGGAGGCTGctcactccacagaacatgGAAG GGATTTTGAATGGAGAACAGAACAGCGTTGAGGACCTAAGTGAGAGCGAATCATTAGACCTGTCGACACGAGATATAAACCACCTGATGACCAACATGTGCTGTCAGGTGGGCTGCCAAAAGAGAGACCTCACCTACCTGTGCTGA
- the dnai4 gene encoding dynein intermediate chain 4, axonemal: MSSSTAKHTKPALKVTTSSGRMNLSSSGILKPNLSATRSVNASVSRKSFSLAGDSKILDKSSAQTPKHIVQVLDETGKDVTPQPLYQPEPGAVLTKQNKIFAPHDTSGGTVSDFLSTAFQTTNASFAAPFTRSIFGSSSVSRSSQSTMESISDEIEDLSLKKDISVGLSDVQIRREETKEQIKVHMLDSMVDCYLTETETIWLLDMPAVTVSVDSDEAEIVKERNNAYTELCKSRLGNDKYVERSMQTFNGAPKAKEVQTDNITMVEKATTATIWDMFDSYVSGSKAGEPISSDGERPTIPDISVHHLDSSRHLDRTTSGVSANSIASTTSSRIDTEAFVVQVEDKSDPELVLQSEKFLQDLLVMERMILKNIYQPKLAAYRLLPILTDPDSAAIETESQEESSLSPALERLWAFSCELTIGRNVSSMAWNKKNPDLLAVGYGQFDFKDQKSGLVCCWSLKNPTWPERIFFCESGVTSLDFSASNANQLAVGMHDGSIAIYNVQSREKTPVIDSSDCAHKHTGPVWQVKWVDHERGPSGEYKGETLISVAADGRICKWFLRKGLDCIDLMKLKRTRNDKNLLGERERKSEALISRLAPGLCFTFHRNDFNIYLTGTEEGHIHKCSCSYNEQFLETYTAHRGPIYKVTWSPFCPDVFLSCSADWTIQLWREDLLTPVLAFTSTQKAVHDVMWSPRWATVFGAVNEGRVEIWDLGASILDPTTVSVASPGVKLTSLLFAKETDCILVGDSEGQVSVYKLDNLGVGAGTQLDTLEDIIRSTLASQL, translated from the exons ATGTCCAGCTCCACGGCAAAACACACCAAACCTGCTCTGAAAGTGACCAC GTCATCAGGCAGGATGAACCTCTCATCATCAGGAATACTAAAACCAAACCTAAGTGCTACACGGAGTGTCAACGCCTCTGTAAGCCGAAAGAGCTTCAGTTTAGCAGGGGATAGTAAAATTTTGGATAAAAGCTCTGCTCAAACTCCTAAACACATTGTACAG GTTTTAGATGAAACAGGGAAAGATGTCACACCTCAGCCTCTGTACCAGCCAGAACCTGGAGCTGTACTAACCAAGCAGAACAAAATCTTCGCACCTCATGACACATCAGGGGGGACCGTGTCTGACTTCTTATCCACAGCTTTCCAAACCACTAACGCAAGCTTCGCGGCACCCTTTACAAG GTCCATTTttggcagcagctctgtgtccAGATCAAGCCAGTCTACAATGGAATCAATCAGTGATGAAATTGAGGATCTGTCTTTGAAAAAAGATATATCAGTTGGTCTCTCAG ATGTCCAGATTCGGAGAGAGGAGACGAAGGAGCAAATCAAAGTGCACATGCTGGACAGTATGGTGGATTGCTACCTCACTGAGACAGAAACTATCTGGCTGCTGGACATGCCtgcagtgactgtgtctgtAGACTCAGATGAAGCTGAAATAGTCAA agagagaaacaatgcATATACAGAACTTTGCAAAAGCAGACTGGGCAATGATAAATATGTAGAGCGCTCAATGCAGACTTTTAACGGGGCGCCCAAAGCTAAAGAGGTCCAGACGGACAACATCACCATGGTGGAAAAAG CTACCACAGCCACGATTTGGGACATGTTTGACTCTTATGTGAGTGGAAGCAAGGCAGGAGAACCCATTTCTTCAGATGGAGAGAGGCCCACCATCCCAGACATCTCAGTTCATCACCTAGATTCAAGCAGACATCTAGACAGAACCACGTCTGGAGTCAGTGCCAATAGCATAG CCAGTACCACCAGCTCCAGAATAGATACGGAGGCCTTTGTGGTTCAAGTAGAGGACAAGTCTGACCCAGAGCTGGTCTTACAGTCTGAGAAGTTCTTGCAAGATCTTCTGGTTATGGAGCGAATGATTCTGAAGAACATCTACCAGCCCAAGCTGGCTGCCTACAGACTGCTGCCAATACTGACAG ATCCAGACAGTGCGGCAATTGAAACAGAGAGCCAGGAGGAAAGTTCTCTCAGCCCAGCACTGGAGCGTCTATGGGCCTTCAGCTGCGAGCTCACCATAGGTCGCAATGTCAGCAGCATGGCCTGGAACAAGAAAAATCCa GACCTTCTAGCTGTGGGATACGGACAGTTTGACTTCAAAGATCAGAAATCTGGACTTGTCTGCTGCTGGTCTTTGAAGAACCCTACT TGGCCTGAGCGGATCTTTTTCTGCGAGAGTGGTGTTACGTCCCTGGACTTCTCAGCCTCAAATGCCAATCAGCTGGCAGTGGGCATGCATGATGGCAGCATTGCCATCTACAATGtacagagcagagagaaaacACCCGTCATCGACAGCAG TGACTGtgcccacaaacacacaggtcCGGTGTGGCAGGTGAAGTGGGTAGATCACGAGCGGGGGCCTTCAGGAGAATATAAAGGAGAGACGCTGATCTCTGTGGCTGCTGATGGGAGGATCTGCAAATGGTTCCTGCGTAAAGGCCTGGACTGCATTG ATCTGATGAAGCTCAAAAGGACGAGGAATGACAAGAACCTgctgggagaaagagagaggaagagtgaggcTCTGATTTCTCGCCTGGCGCCTGGACTGTGTTTCACGTTTCATCGTAAT gATTTCAatatctatttgactggaacaGAAGAGGGACATATTCACAAGTGCTCCTGTTCATACAATGAGCAATTCCTGGAGACATACACAGCACACAGA ggTCCTATCTATAAGGTCACTTGGTCACCCTTCTGTCCAGATGTCTTCCTAAGTTGTTCTGCAGACTGGACCATTCAGCTTTGGAGGGAAGATCTCCTCACACCTGTTCTGGCCTTCACCTCTACACAGAAAGCTGTCCATGATGTCATGTGGTCCCCACGATGGGCCACTGTGTTTGGGGCAGTAAATGAGGGCAGGGTGGAGATCTGGGACCTGGGAGCCAGCAT TCTAGATCCAACTACAGTGAGTGTTGCTAGTCCAGGCGTGAAGCTTACATCCCTGCTTTTTGCCAAAGAGACAGACTGCATCTTGGTTGGGGACAGTGAAGGCCAGGTCAGCGTCTACAAGCTAGATAACCTAGGAGTGGGAGCAGGCACACAG TTGGACACACTTGAGGACATCATCAGGTCCACGCTAGCCAGCCAGCTGTGA
- the pars2 gene encoding probable proline--tRNA ligase, mitochondrial, with translation MEVLMHLCHHKLCPLLPRTLSRACRRNHHCTPQPSHSVHALAKPVAPTPLVSRLFQPSNLREGQEGGDMTCRSQRLMLQAGLIHPSNPGCFYYLPAALRSMEKLVRLIDEEMQAIGGQKVDMPALCGAELWKRSGRWELMGKEMFRLRDRHDIDYCLGPTHEEAVTELLASQSTLSYRQLPLLLYQVTRKFRDEQKPKFGLLRGREFYMKDMYSFDISEEAALHTYQSVCHAYGRLLDRLGLKWVQVQADTGNIGGTLSHEFHLPADVGEDRLLMCGNCGFSANFETVEPGQADCPQCHTAPLVESKGIEVGHTFYLGTKYSQVFNATFTSAQNKPAVAEMGCFGLGVTRILAASIEVLSSEDSIRWPRLLAPYQVCILPPKKGSKANEAMHLAEELVQSLGNSLLNLKGEVVLDDRTQLTIGKRLKDANRLGYPYVVVVGQKAMEEQPVFEVVCQQSGDTVFLSKDGLLDLLSGAETI, from the exons ATGGAGGTGCTGATGCATCTCTGCCACCACAAACTATGCCCCTTGCTGCCTAGAACCTTGAGCAGGGCATGTAGAAGAAACCACCACTGCACACCACAGCCTTCTCACTCAGTCCATGCGCTCGCCAAGCCAGTTGCTCCTACACCATTGGTGTCCCGTCTCTTCCAACCCTCAAACCTTCGAGAAGGCCAGGAAGGAGGGGACATGACATGTCGCAGTCAGAGACTGATGCTCCAGGCTGGCCTCATTCACCCTTCCAACCCAGGCTGCTTCTACTATCTCCCTGCTGCCCTGCGTTCCATGGAGAAGCTGGTGAGGCTTATTGATGAAGAGATGCAGGCCATTGGAGGGCAGAAAGTGGACATGCCAGCGCTGTGTGGGGCGGAGCTGTGGAAGCGTAGTGGACGCTGGGAGCTCATGGGTAAGGAGATGTTCAGACTGCGAGATCGACATGATATTGACTACTGCCTCGGCCCGACACATGAGGAGGCGGTCACAGAACTGTTGGCTTCGCAGAGTACCCTGTCCTACAGACAACTTCCACTACTTCTTTACCAG GTCACCCGAAAGTTTCGTGATGAGCAGAAGCCAAAGTTTGGGTTGCTGCGGGGCCGGGAATTCTACATGAAAGACATGTACTCGTTTGACATTAGCGAAGAGGCTGCTCTTCACACATATCAGTCTGTGTGCCACGCTTATGGCCGCCTTTTGGACCGGcttggtctgaagtgggtacaGGTGCAGGCTGACACCGGCAACATTGGAGGAACGCTTTCTCATGAGTTTCATCTGCCAGCTGATGTAGGAGAAGACCGTTTGCTTATGTGTGGGAATTGTGGCTTCTCTGCAAACTTTGAAACAGTAGAACCAGGACAAGCTGACTGCCCTCAATGCCACACAGCGCCTCTGGTGGAGTCAAAAGGCATTGAAGTAGGACATACTTTCTACCTTGGAACAAAATATTCCCAAGTGTTTAATGCCACATTTACCAGTGCTCAGAACAAGCCTGCAGTGGCAGAGATGGGCTGTTTCGGCCTTGGCGTTACCCGAATCCTCGCTGCCTCCATTGAGGTGCTGTCCTCTGAAGATTCTATTCGTTGGCCTAGGCTGCTCGCTCCTTATCAGGTTTGCATCCTGCCTCCTAAAAAGGGCAGCAAGGCCAATGAAGCTATGCACCTTGCTGAGGAACTTGTCCAGAGCTTAGGAAACAGTTTACTAAATCTAAAAGGAGAGGTGGTCCTGGATGATAGGACTCAGCTCACCATTGGGAAGCGGCTGAAGGACGCTAATAGGCTAGGCTACCCTTATGTTGTGGTGGTAGGACAGAAGGCCATGGAGGAGCAGCCAGTGTTTGAGGTAGTGTGTCAGCAAAGTGGGGATACTGTGTTTCTCAGCAAAGATGGCCTACTGGACCTCTTAAGTGGAGCAGAGACAATATGA